One Scylla paramamosain isolate STU-SP2022 chromosome 6, ASM3559412v1, whole genome shotgun sequence DNA segment encodes these proteins:
- the LOC135101033 gene encoding uncharacterized protein LOC135101033, producing MGGHRRHGRERGQTATPNSARLVTSEPSPAPEPRPASRTGPTGPILRANPYPEVTNLICRLPLPTLVYRPEASYLGDRLRIWVRTGPKLGCLAGAACVQAPRRNASRSSNRPPCFAPCSYLPRMFHGPAVVRGTQQEPRRSAADRVTNTLLLCEWLLGSRRLKQKRKLFPGPPPMDASWFPLPGSCTRGHEPEMGLAPWLASRPGYGISTVFPFATNSQPAT from the coding sequence ATGGGCGGTCACCGACGGcacggaagggaaagagggcagACGGCGACACCCAACAGCGCACGCCTCGTTACCTCTGAGCCCAGTCCAGCGCCCGAACCCAGGCCCGCTTCCCGCACAGGCCCGACTGGCCCGATCCTCAGAGCCAATCCTTATCCCGAAGTTACGAATCTAATTTGCCGACTTCCCTTACCTACATTAGTCTATCGACCAGAGGCTTCTTACCTTGGAGACCGGCTGCGGATATGGGTACGCACAGGCCCGAAACTGGGGTGCCTCGCAGGGGCCGCGTGCGTTCAGGCTCCGCGCCGAAACGCGAgccgcagcagcaacagaccccCTTGCTTCGCCCCATGCAGTTACCTGCCTCGCATGTTTCACGGACCGGCAGTGGTACGCGGGACGCAGCAAGAACCGCGGCGCTCTGCGGCAGACCGTGTTACCAACACCCTTTTGCTCTGTGAGTGGCTTCTAGGGTCACGGCGCcttaaacagaaaagaaaactcttCCCCGGACCACCGCCGATGGACGCGAGTTGGTTCCCGTTACCGGGTTCCTGCACCAGGGGACACGAGCCCGAGATGGGGCTGGCCCCCTGGTTGGCATCCAGGCCTGGTTATGGAATAAGTACTGTATTCCCTTTCGCCACTAACTCCCAACCGGCAACTTAG